The sequence ATGAGCCACAGGAGCCGCCGGCGCTCCTCGTCCTCCACCACCGGCTCGCAGCCCGGATTGAACAGGGCCTCTTTTTCGTTATTGGTTTCCATGGCTCCCATGAAGCTGTCCGCAGGGACGGAGGGGGGCAATGGAACTGGCCTGCTCGCTTCTAGCGCCCGGTGGCAGAGCAGGCGGCAGGGCCTGTAGGAACGCGCGTCCCTCTGGCCTTGGACGTCGCGGCGACTCGGTGACAGAGTGCGCCGCCGAACAGTGGCTCCCCGTCCCTCCCCGCACGTCTACCGCCGACTCCTCGGCTACCTGCGTCCGTACCGCCCGCTGCTGGCGGCGGGCATGGGCGCCTCCCTCGTGGCCGCGGCGGCCACGGCCGGCTATGCCTGGGTGGTGGGGCCGCTCTTGCGCGCGGTGCTCACCGGAGAGCCCGTCACCGTGGCCGGCGTGTCACTGCCGGGAGACGCGCTGCTCAAGCGGCTGCCCCTGCTCGTGGTGCTGGTTGCGCTGGTGAAGGCCACGGCCCAGTTCCTCCAGGGCGGGCTGATGCAGCGGCTGGGCCAGCGGGTGATGGCGGACCTGCGTGGCTTCCTCTATGGCCGGCTGCTCGGCCAACCGCCCGCGTTCTTCGAGCGGCGTCACTCGGGAGAGCTGCTCACGCGCTTCACCTCGGAGGTACCGATGGTGGAGTTCGCGGTGACACAGGCACTCACCTCGTACATCAAGGACGGGCTGCAGATTGTCTCGCTGCTGGCCACCTGCTTCCTCATCGACGGAAGGCTTTTTCTCTTCACGTTCGTCGTGGTGCCCGTCACCGTCCTGCCCATCAACCGCTTCGCCCGCTCGCTCAAGAAAGTGGCCGCGCGCTCGCAGCAGCGGCTGGGCGCGCTGACGGCGCTGACGGCGGAGCAGCTCCAGAACCTGCCGGTGGTGCAGGCCTACGGCGGACAGCCGCGAGCGGTGGAGTCATTCGAGGGCGAGGCGGAGCGCTACCTGACGGAGATGAAGCGCTCGCTCTTCCTGCGCGGCGCGGTGAGCCCCACGGTGGAGTGGCTGGGCATCGCGGGCGTGGCCATGGCCATTGCGTGGGGCGCGCGCGCGGTGGACGCGGAGCCCGCGCTGGCGGGAAGGCTGCTGTCGTTCATGGCGGCGGCGCTGCTCCTGTACCAGCCGGTGAAGTCGCTGAGCGGCACGTTCTCGCAGGTGCTGACGGGGCTGGCGGCGGCGGAGCGGCTCTTCGCGCTCGCGGACGAGCCGGCGCCGCCGGACGTGGGCGAGCCCGCGGGGCCGCTGTCGCAGGCGTTGGTGCTGGAGGGCGTGCGGGCCACGTACCAGGACGGGCGCGAGGCGCTGCGAGGCGTGGACCTGGTGGTGCCCGCGGGCAAGCGCGTGGCGCTGGTGGGGCCTTCTGGCGCGGGGAAGACGACGCTGTTCTCGGTGCTGCTGGGCTTCCTGCCCACGTCGGGTGGACGCGTGCTGTGGGACGGGGCGCCGCTGTCGGGACTGAAGCCGTCGAGTGTGCGCGGGCAGATGGCGTGGGTGCCGCAGGAGCCGGTGCTCTTCTCCGGGACGGTGCGCCACAACCTGCGGCTGGGAAGGCCGGAGGCGACGGACGCGGAGCTCTGGGAGGCGTTGCGGCTCGCGCACGCGGAGGACTTCGTGCGCTCGCTGCCGGGCGGGCTGGATGAGCCGGTGGGTGAGCGCGGCAGCCGGCTGTCCGGAGGCCAGCGTCAGCGGCTGGTGCTGGCGCGCGCGTTCCTGTGCCGGCCGTCGGTGCTGCTGCTGGACGAGCCCACGAGCGCGCTGGACGCGGCGAGCGAGGCGGCGGTGGGCGCGGGGCTGACGGCGCTGATGCAGGGACGCACGGTGCTGGTGATTGCGCACCGGCTGTCCACGGTGCGCGACGCGGATGTGATTGCCGTGGTGG comes from Pyxidicoccus parkwaysis and encodes:
- a CDS encoding ABC transporter ATP-binding protein — translated: MAPRPSPHVYRRLLGYLRPYRPLLAAGMGASLVAAAATAGYAWVVGPLLRAVLTGEPVTVAGVSLPGDALLKRLPLLVVLVALVKATAQFLQGGLMQRLGQRVMADLRGFLYGRLLGQPPAFFERRHSGELLTRFTSEVPMVEFAVTQALTSYIKDGLQIVSLLATCFLIDGRLFLFTFVVVPVTVLPINRFARSLKKVAARSQQRLGALTALTAEQLQNLPVVQAYGGQPRAVESFEGEAERYLTEMKRSLFLRGAVSPTVEWLGIAGVAMAIAWGARAVDAEPALAGRLLSFMAAALLLYQPVKSLSGTFSQVLTGLAAAERLFALADEPAPPDVGEPAGPLSQALVLEGVRATYQDGREALRGVDLVVPAGKRVALVGPSGAGKTTLFSVLLGFLPTSGGRVLWDGAPLSGLKPSSVRGQMAWVPQEPVLFSGTVRHNLRLGRPEATDAELWEALRLAHAEDFVRSLPGGLDEPVGERGSRLSGGQRQRLVLARAFLCRPSVLLLDEPTSALDAASEAAVGAGLTALMQGRTVLVIAHRLSTVRDADVIAVVEGGRVVEAGTHAELLARRGRYAQLLGEGAVAA